In one Mycobacterium sp. NBC_00419 genomic region, the following are encoded:
- a CDS encoding class I SAM-dependent methyltransferase produces MASEVMDWDSAYKQEGSFPGPPPWNIGEPQPELAALIRDGKVTGEVLDAGCGHAELSLALAAQGYTVVGIDVSPTAIAAATKASADRDLPGTTFVCDDITAFTGFDGRFATIIDSTLFHSLPVELRDGYLQSVHRAAAPGARYYILVFAKGAFPAEWETKPNEVDEDELRTAVSKYFVVDEIRPAKIHAHEPEHPDLPGRPMPVDTDEKGRTMMPAFLLSAHKEH; encoded by the coding sequence ATGGCTTCTGAGGTTATGGATTGGGACAGCGCCTACAAGCAGGAGGGGTCCTTCCCGGGCCCGCCTCCGTGGAACATCGGCGAGCCGCAGCCGGAGCTGGCGGCCCTGATCCGCGACGGAAAGGTCACCGGCGAGGTACTCGACGCCGGGTGCGGGCACGCCGAGTTGTCGTTGGCGTTGGCGGCGCAGGGCTACACCGTGGTCGGGATCGACGTCTCACCGACCGCGATCGCCGCGGCCACCAAAGCCTCTGCGGACCGCGACCTGCCCGGCACGACGTTCGTGTGCGACGACATCACCGCGTTCACCGGCTTCGACGGCCGGTTCGCGACGATCATCGACAGCACGCTGTTCCATTCACTGCCGGTCGAACTCCGTGACGGTTACCTGCAGTCGGTGCACCGGGCGGCTGCGCCGGGCGCGCGCTACTACATCCTGGTGTTCGCCAAGGGCGCGTTCCCCGCTGAGTGGGAGACCAAGCCGAACGAGGTCGACGAGGACGAGTTGCGCACGGCGGTTTCGAAGTACTTCGTGGTTGACGAGATCCGCCCGGCCAAGATTCACGCGCACGAGCCCGAACACCCGGACCTGCCCGGCCGTCCGATGCCCGTGGACACCGACGAGAAGGGCCGCACGATGATGCCGGCCTTCCTGCTCAGCGCCCACAAAGAGCACTGA
- the egtE gene encoding ergothioneine biosynthesis PLP-dependent enzyme EgtE, producing MSTLRDRWRQARLPSAGVHLDSAACSRQTLAAIEAAAAHARHESEVGGYVAAEAAAPVLDAGRAGVAALTGMSPADVIFTTGSGNSLELLLGAWPLATTVAHLPGEYGPNLAQFAAHGFTRSILPVDGAGRVDPDAAAAALRAEPPAMVHLTAVGSHRGVVQPVSALAAVCRDLGVPLVVDAAQALGQIDCVADVDAVYSSSRKWIAGPRGIGVLAVRPALADLLRCPEWAGSLSALQCLEFGEANIAARVGFSVAVGEYLAAGPEAVRAALVALAGMTRKVLADIPGWRVVEPVDEPTAITTLTPTSGADPAAVRARLIAEHNIVTTAAGTERAPLEMQTPVLRVSPHVDNSGEDIETFAAALTAVTNA from the coding sequence GTGAGCACCCTGAGGGACCGCTGGCGTCAGGCCCGGCTGCCCTCGGCCGGTGTACATCTCGACAGCGCCGCCTGCTCACGCCAAACGCTGGCCGCGATCGAGGCGGCCGCGGCACACGCCCGCCACGAATCCGAGGTCGGCGGATACGTCGCCGCCGAAGCGGCAGCACCCGTGCTCGACGCCGGGCGCGCCGGTGTCGCCGCGCTGACCGGAATGTCGCCTGCTGACGTCATTTTCACGACCGGCTCGGGGAACTCGCTGGAATTGCTGCTCGGGGCGTGGCCGCTGGCCACGACGGTTGCCCACCTGCCCGGGGAGTACGGACCCAACCTCGCCCAGTTCGCGGCCCACGGTTTCACCCGCTCGATCCTGCCGGTGGACGGTGCCGGCCGGGTGGATCCCGACGCCGCCGCGGCGGCACTGCGTGCTGAGCCCCCCGCGATGGTGCACCTGACGGCGGTCGGCAGCCACCGCGGTGTGGTGCAACCGGTTTCGGCGCTGGCCGCGGTGTGCCGCGACCTCGGGGTGCCGCTGGTCGTCGACGCCGCGCAGGCGCTGGGGCAGATCGACTGCGTGGCCGACGTCGACGCCGTCTACTCGTCGTCACGCAAGTGGATCGCCGGCCCCCGGGGTATCGGGGTGCTGGCGGTCCGCCCGGCGCTGGCCGACCTGTTGCGCTGCCCGGAGTGGGCCGGCTCGCTGTCGGCCTTGCAGTGCCTGGAGTTCGGCGAGGCCAATATCGCTGCCCGAGTGGGATTTTCGGTTGCGGTGGGGGAGTACCTCGCTGCCGGACCGGAGGCGGTGCGGGCCGCGCTCGTCGCCCTGGCGGGGATGACACGGAAGGTGCTCGCCGACATCCCCGGCTGGCGCGTCGTGGAACCCGTCGACGAGCCCACCGCGATCACCACCCTGACGCCGACCTCCGGAGCGGATCCGGCGGCCGTGCGGGCGCGCCTGATCGCCGAGCACAACATCGTCACGACCGCCGCCGGCACTGAGCGGGCACCGCTGGAAATGCAGACACCGGTGCTGCGGGTGTCACCGCATGTCGACAACAGCGGCGAGGACATCGAGACCTTCGCCGCCGCGTTGACGGCGGTGACCAACGCCTGA
- the egtD gene encoding L-histidine N(alpha)-methyltransferase encodes MTFTLSNFLAADSAAQALRDDVRSGLQQSPKSLPPKWFYDAVGSELFDQITRLPEYYPTRAEAAILGAQSAGIAQASGADTLVELGSGTSEKTRMLLAAMREHGALRRFVPFDVDAGVLESAGEALQGEFPDLEIDAVCGDFEEHLAKIPGGGRRLFVFLGSTIGNLTPGPRAEFLSSLADVLEPGDSLLLGTDLVKDADRLVRAYDDSAGVTARFNRNVLAVVNRELNADFDVEAFAHVARWNAEAERIEMWLRADDAQHVHIAALDLTVDFGKGEEMLTEVSCKFRPDAVSRELSEAGLRRTHWWTDPAGDFGLSLALK; translated from the coding sequence GTGACGTTCACGCTGTCCAACTTCCTGGCCGCCGACTCGGCGGCGCAGGCGCTACGCGACGACGTGCGCAGCGGGCTGCAGCAGAGCCCGAAGTCCTTGCCGCCCAAGTGGTTTTACGACGCCGTAGGTAGCGAGCTGTTCGACCAGATCACCCGGCTGCCCGAGTACTACCCGACCAGGGCGGAGGCGGCCATCCTGGGTGCCCAGTCAGCCGGCATCGCGCAGGCCAGCGGTGCCGACACTCTCGTCGAACTCGGCAGCGGCACCTCGGAGAAGACCAGGATGCTGCTGGCCGCCATGCGCGAGCACGGAGCGCTGCGCCGGTTCGTCCCGTTCGACGTCGACGCGGGCGTGCTGGAGTCCGCGGGGGAGGCGTTACAGGGCGAGTTCCCCGATCTCGAGATCGACGCCGTGTGTGGGGATTTCGAGGAACACCTGGCCAAGATCCCCGGCGGCGGGCGGCGGTTGTTCGTCTTCCTCGGATCCACCATCGGCAACCTCACGCCCGGGCCGCGCGCGGAGTTCCTGTCCTCGCTGGCCGACGTCCTGGAGCCCGGCGACTCGTTGCTGCTCGGCACCGATCTGGTCAAGGACGCCGACCGGCTGGTGCGCGCCTACGACGACAGCGCGGGCGTGACAGCGCGGTTCAACCGCAACGTGCTGGCCGTGGTGAACCGGGAGCTCAACGCAGATTTCGACGTCGAGGCGTTCGCTCACGTCGCCCGCTGGAACGCCGAGGCGGAACGCATCGAGATGTGGCTGCGCGCCGACGACGCACAACACGTTCACATCGCGGCGCTGGACCTCACCGTCGACTTCGGCAAGGGTGAGGAGATGCTCACCGAGGTGTCGTGCAAGTTCCGGCCGGACGCGGTCAGCCGGGAACTCTCCGAGGCAGGCCTGCGACGGACCCACTGGTGGACTGACCCGGCAGGTGATTTCGGCCTGTCGCTGGCGCTCAAGTGA
- the egtC gene encoding ergothioneine biosynthesis protein EgtC, whose amino-acid sequence MCRHLGWLGEPVSVASLVLDPPSGLRVQSYAPRRQKHGLLNADGWGVGFFDGTGPGGQVRRWRSASPLWGDVSFASVSPALLSGCVIAAVRSATVGMPIEPSASAPFTDGRWLLSHNGIVDRAVLPVTSAAESTVDSAILAALIFERGLDNLGDTVVEVAAADPGARLNILAANGSRLLATTWGDTLSVLERADGVVLASEPYDDHPGWHDVPDRHLVEVTEGRVTWTPLKGSS is encoded by the coding sequence ATGTGCCGTCATCTGGGGTGGCTGGGCGAGCCGGTGTCGGTGGCCTCACTCGTGTTGGACCCGCCGTCGGGTCTACGGGTGCAGTCCTACGCCCCGCGCCGCCAGAAACACGGACTGCTCAACGCCGATGGCTGGGGCGTCGGGTTCTTCGACGGGACCGGCCCCGGCGGGCAGGTGCGACGCTGGCGCAGCGCATCACCGTTGTGGGGTGACGTGTCATTCGCCTCGGTATCGCCGGCGCTGCTCAGCGGGTGTGTGATCGCCGCGGTCCGCTCGGCCACCGTCGGGATGCCGATCGAACCCAGCGCATCGGCACCCTTCACCGACGGCCGCTGGTTGTTGTCGCACAACGGGATCGTCGACCGCGCCGTGCTGCCGGTCACCTCGGCGGCCGAGTCGACCGTCGACAGCGCCATCCTGGCCGCCCTGATCTTCGAGCGTGGACTGGACAACCTCGGCGACACCGTCGTCGAAGTCGCCGCCGCCGACCCCGGCGCACGGCTGAACATCCTGGCGGCCAACGGTTCCCGGCTGCTGGCGACAACCTGGGGGGATACGTTGTCGGTGCTCGAGCGGGCCGACGGGGTGGTGCTGGCGAGCGAACCCTATGACGACCACCCGGGCTGGCATGACGTTCCCGACCGCCACCTCGTCGAGGTCACCGAAGGCCGGGTGACGTGGACACCGCTGAAAGGATCGTCGTGA
- the egtB gene encoding ergothioneine biosynthesis protein EgtB, with product MISREVLARNLERARQRTLVLTDFDDAELHRQYNPLMSPLVWDLAHIGQQEELWLLRDGNPDRPGMLPTNIEGLYDAFVHTRASRVELPLLSPAQSRAYCGTVRAAVLDALDAAPEHDGELAFRFGLVISHENQHDETMLQALNLRAGAPILTSPAALPPGRPGVAGTSVLVAGGEFVLGVDAGDEPLSLDNERPAHWVEVPSFRIGRVPVTNGEWRQFIDDGGYTQRQWWSARGWEHRMQAGLSAPQFWNPDGSRTRFGYVEEIPADEPVQHVTFFEAEAYAAWAGARLPTEIEWEKACAWDPLSGKRRRYPWGDGEPTARLANLGADALRPAPVGAYPQGASAYGAEQMLGDVWEWTTSELRPWPGFTPMIYQRYSEPFFGGDYKVLRGGSWAVAADILRPSFRNWDHPIRRQIFSGVRLAWDA from the coding sequence GTGATCTCCCGCGAGGTATTGGCGCGCAACCTCGAGCGGGCGCGGCAGCGGACGCTGGTGCTCACCGACTTCGACGACGCCGAACTGCACCGCCAGTACAACCCGTTGATGAGCCCGCTGGTGTGGGACCTCGCCCACATCGGTCAGCAAGAAGAGCTGTGGCTCCTGCGTGACGGCAACCCGGACCGGCCGGGCATGCTGCCCACCAACATCGAAGGTCTCTACGACGCCTTCGTCCACACCCGGGCCAGCCGGGTCGAGCTGCCGTTGTTGTCCCCAGCCCAGTCCCGTGCCTACTGCGGCACCGTGCGCGCCGCGGTGCTCGACGCCCTCGACGCTGCGCCCGAGCACGACGGTGAACTCGCTTTCCGCTTCGGTCTGGTGATCAGTCACGAGAACCAGCACGACGAAACCATGTTGCAGGCGCTCAACCTGCGCGCGGGCGCCCCGATCCTCACCTCGCCCGCCGCCCTGCCGCCCGGCCGTCCCGGGGTGGCGGGAACATCGGTGCTCGTCGCCGGCGGTGAGTTCGTGCTCGGTGTCGACGCCGGGGACGAGCCGCTGTCCCTGGACAACGAGCGGCCCGCCCACTGGGTCGAGGTGCCGTCGTTTCGGATCGGGCGGGTGCCCGTCACCAACGGTGAGTGGCGGCAGTTCATCGACGACGGCGGCTACACCCAGCGGCAGTGGTGGTCGGCACGCGGCTGGGAGCATCGGATGCAGGCCGGCCTGAGCGCGCCGCAGTTCTGGAACCCTGACGGCAGCCGCACCCGGTTCGGCTACGTCGAGGAGATTCCCGCCGACGAACCCGTCCAGCATGTGACGTTCTTCGAAGCCGAGGCGTATGCGGCATGGGCGGGCGCACGGCTGCCCACCGAGATCGAATGGGAGAAGGCCTGCGCGTGGGACCCGTTGTCCGGCAAGCGCCGCCGCTACCCGTGGGGGGACGGCGAGCCGACCGCGCGCCTGGCCAACCTCGGCGCCGACGCACTACGCCCCGCTCCGGTCGGGGCCTACCCGCAGGGCGCCTCGGCCTACGGCGCCGAGCAGATGCTCGGTGACGTGTGGGAGTGGACCACCTCGGAGCTGCGGCCGTGGCCGGGATTCACCCCGATGATCTACCAGCGCTACTCCGAGCCCTTCTTCGGCGGGGACTACAAGGTTTTGCGCGGCGGGTCGTGGGCGGTGGCCGCCGACATCCTGCGGCCGAGTTTCCGCAACTGGGACCATCCGATCCGGCGGCAGATCTTCTCCGGTGTCCGACTGGCCTGGGACGCCTGA
- the egtA gene encoding ergothioneine biosynthesis glutamate--cysteine ligase EgtA, giving the protein MTFVVTSQPGRAQRGPGVDERVLADANAAAAHIAGACLRDGPIGRVGLELEAHCFDLDDPHRRPGWAELREVIASVPRLAGGSAITVEPGGAVELSGPPLDGPLAAITAMTADRDAIRSVFDDAGLGLVLLGADPLRRAQRINPGDRYQAMESYFAGSGTERAAAAMMTSTASMQINLEAGPQSGWAERVRLAHALGPTMIAIAANSPLLSGKFTGWQSTRQQVWGQLDSARCGPILGASADDPCTDWARYALKAPVMLVHTPDAVPVSTHVPFADWADDLVRLGDRQPTIADLDYHLTTLFPPVRPRGWLEIRYLDSVPDALWPALAFLLVTLLDDPRAAQVAAEAVEPVSTAWDLAARVGLADKRLYVAANQCVAAVADRAPAELSESMQRLVHNVEAGRSPADDVADRVIESGIVPAVRRLARGQL; this is encoded by the coding sequence ATGACGTTCGTCGTCACGTCCCAACCGGGCCGAGCGCAGCGCGGGCCGGGGGTTGACGAGCGCGTTCTGGCCGATGCCAACGCGGCCGCTGCCCACATCGCCGGGGCTTGTCTGCGCGACGGCCCGATCGGACGGGTCGGCCTGGAACTCGAGGCGCACTGCTTCGACCTCGACGATCCGCACCGCCGCCCCGGCTGGGCCGAGCTGCGTGAGGTGATCGCCTCGGTGCCCCGTCTCGCCGGAGGCAGCGCCATCACCGTCGAGCCGGGTGGGGCGGTCGAACTGTCGGGGCCGCCGCTGGACGGCCCGCTCGCGGCGATCACCGCGATGACCGCCGACCGCGACGCCATTCGGTCGGTGTTCGACGACGCCGGGCTGGGCCTGGTGTTGCTGGGCGCCGACCCGTTGCGGCGCGCGCAGCGCATCAACCCCGGCGACAGGTATCAGGCGATGGAGAGCTACTTCGCCGGCAGCGGAACCGAGCGGGCGGCGGCGGCGATGATGACGTCGACGGCCTCGATGCAGATCAATCTCGAGGCCGGCCCCCAGAGCGGCTGGGCCGAGCGGGTGCGCCTGGCCCATGCGCTGGGCCCCACGATGATCGCCATCGCGGCGAACTCGCCGCTGCTGTCCGGCAAGTTCACCGGCTGGCAGTCCACCCGGCAACAGGTCTGGGGCCAGTTGGATTCCGCGCGCTGCGGGCCCATCCTCGGCGCCAGTGCCGACGATCCGTGCACCGACTGGGCCCGGTATGCGCTCAAGGCGCCGGTGATGCTGGTGCACACCCCGGACGCGGTGCCGGTGAGCACCCACGTACCGTTCGCCGACTGGGCTGACGACCTGGTCCGCCTCGGTGACCGGCAGCCCACCATCGCCGACCTCGACTACCACCTGACGACGCTGTTTCCCCCGGTGCGTCCGCGAGGCTGGCTGGAGATCCGCTACCTCGACAGCGTGCCCGACGCACTGTGGCCGGCCCTGGCGTTCCTGCTGGTGACTCTGCTCGATGACCCTCGGGCGGCGCAGGTGGCCGCCGAAGCGGTCGAACCGGTGTCGACGGCCTGGGACCTGGCGGCCCGCGTGGGTTTGGCCGACAAGCGGCTCTACGTCGCCGCGAACCAATGCGTCGCTGCGGTGGCGGATCGGGCGCCCGCGGAATTATCGGAGTCCATGCAGCGGTTGGTGCACAACGTGGAAGCCGGCCGAAGCCCCGCCGACGACGTCGCCGACCGGGTCATCGAGAGCGGAATCGTGCCTGCGGTTCGCCGGCTTGCCCGAGGCCAGCTGTGA
- a CDS encoding sensor domain-containing protein → MRQEVSHTAAAVVALAAALALAAPAPARPSDPGVVSYAVLGKGSVGNIVGAPMTWESVFTDPVQAYWVDLPVCNNWADIGLPEVFYDPDLASFNGAVTQTSATDQNHLVKQAIGVFATPEAAGRAYHRVVDRTVGCSGQTTAMHLEDGTAEVWSFSGAAPSATDAVWVKQEAGVDRRCFTQTRLRENVLLQAKVCQSGNGGPAVNVLAGAMQNTLGQ, encoded by the coding sequence ATGCGCCAGGAGGTCAGCCACACCGCCGCGGCGGTCGTCGCGCTGGCGGCCGCGCTCGCGCTGGCCGCACCGGCGCCGGCCCGCCCGTCAGACCCGGGAGTGGTGTCCTACGCGGTGCTCGGCAAGGGGTCGGTCGGCAATATCGTCGGCGCGCCGATGACGTGGGAGTCGGTGTTCACCGATCCGGTCCAGGCGTACTGGGTGGACCTGCCGGTCTGCAACAACTGGGCCGACATCGGCCTGCCCGAGGTGTTCTACGACCCGGATCTCGCCTCGTTCAACGGCGCGGTGACCCAGACCTCGGCCACCGACCAGAACCATCTGGTCAAGCAGGCGATCGGGGTGTTCGCCACCCCTGAGGCCGCCGGTCGCGCCTACCACCGTGTCGTCGACCGCACCGTCGGTTGCTCGGGTCAGACCACGGCCATGCACCTCGAGGACGGCACCGCCGAGGTGTGGTCGTTCAGCGGAGCGGCGCCGAGCGCCACCGACGCGGTCTGGGTCAAGCAGGAAGCCGGTGTCGATCGGCGCTGTTTCACCCAGACCAGGCTGCGGGAGAACGTGCTGCTCCAGGCCAAGGTCTGTCAGTCCGGCAACGGCGGTCCTGCGGTCAATGTGCTCGCCGGAGCGATGCAGAACACGCTGGGTCAATAG
- a CDS encoding catalase → MTEKYATTDAGAPVPSFEHSLTVGSDGPILLQDHYLIEQMANFNRERIAERQPHAKGGGAFGHFEVTQDVTAFTRAAVFAPGTKTEMVARFSTVAGERGSPDTWRDPRGFSLKFYTSEGNFDMVGNNTPVFFIRDPMKFQNFIRSQKRLQSSNLRDHHMQWDFWTLSPESAHQVTWLMGDRGIPKTWRHMNGYSSHTYSWVNRAGELFWVKYHFKSDQGVDHLTQEEGDQMAGTDGDAHQRDLFDTIESGDFPSWTLHVQIMPFEDAKTYRFNPFDLTKVWPHSDYPLHEVGRMTLNRNVTDYHAQIEQAAFEPNNIVPGTGLSPDKMLLARGFSYSDAHRHRLGVNYKQIPVNTPKVEVHSYSKDGAMRIANVTDPVYAPNSMGGPQADPARAAEVHWASDGDMVRIAYALRQEDDDWGQAGSLVREVLDDAARERLAHNIIGHVCKGVKEPVLSRVFEYWRNVDPDLGKAVEEGVRANLGE, encoded by the coding sequence ATGACTGAGAAGTACGCAACCACCGACGCCGGCGCTCCGGTGCCCAGCTTCGAACACTCCCTGACCGTCGGGTCCGACGGCCCGATCCTGCTGCAGGACCACTACCTCATCGAGCAGATGGCCAACTTCAACCGGGAGCGCATCGCCGAGCGTCAGCCGCACGCCAAGGGCGGTGGGGCGTTCGGCCACTTCGAGGTGACCCAGGACGTCACGGCGTTCACCCGGGCCGCGGTGTTCGCCCCCGGCACCAAGACCGAGATGGTGGCCCGGTTCTCGACGGTCGCCGGCGAGCGCGGCAGCCCAGACACCTGGCGGGACCCGCGCGGCTTCTCGCTGAAGTTCTACACCTCAGAAGGCAACTTCGACATGGTGGGCAACAACACGCCGGTGTTCTTCATCCGCGACCCGATGAAGTTCCAGAACTTCATCCGATCGCAAAAGCGGTTGCAGTCCAGCAATCTTCGCGACCACCACATGCAGTGGGACTTCTGGACGCTGTCACCGGAATCCGCCCACCAGGTCACCTGGCTGATGGGGGACCGGGGAATCCCCAAGACCTGGCGGCACATGAACGGCTACTCCAGCCACACCTACAGCTGGGTCAACCGCGCCGGTGAGCTGTTCTGGGTGAAGTACCACTTCAAGAGTGACCAAGGGGTCGACCACCTCACGCAGGAGGAGGGCGACCAGATGGCCGGCACCGACGGCGACGCTCATCAGCGGGACCTGTTCGACACCATCGAAAGCGGTGATTTCCCGAGCTGGACCCTGCACGTCCAGATCATGCCGTTCGAGGATGCCAAGACCTACCGGTTCAACCCCTTCGACCTGACCAAGGTGTGGCCGCACAGCGACTACCCGCTGCACGAGGTAGGCCGGATGACGTTGAACCGCAACGTCACCGACTATCACGCGCAGATCGAGCAGGCCGCCTTCGAACCGAACAACATCGTGCCCGGGACCGGTCTGAGCCCCGACAAGATGCTGCTGGCCCGGGGATTCTCCTACAGCGACGCTCACCGGCACCGGCTCGGGGTGAACTACAAGCAGATTCCGGTGAACACGCCGAAGGTGGAGGTGCACAGCTACTCCAAGGACGGGGCGATGCGGATCGCCAACGTCACCGACCCCGTCTACGCGCCGAACTCGATGGGTGGGCCGCAGGCCGATCCGGCGCGTGCGGCCGAGGTGCACTGGGCCTCCGACGGGGACATGGTGCGAATTGCATACGCCTTGCGTCAAGAGGACGACGACTGGGGCCAGGCCGGCTCACTTGTTCGTGAGGTGCTCGACGATGCGGCCCGAGAACGTCTGGCGCACAACATCATCGGCCACGTCTGCAAGGGCGTGAAGGAGCCGGTGCTGTCGCGGGTGTTTGAGTACTGGCGCAACGTCGACCCGGATCTGGGTAAGGCCGTCGAGGAGGGTGTGCGCGCGAACCTCGGCGAGTAG
- a CDS encoding sulfite exporter TauE/SafE family protein — protein sequence MTDAVILILTGVVAAFLNTAASSGSAVSIPVMIMLGVEPVIANASNRLSIVIGCATAAWAFHRAGHLPWRDAIRFAVPVAVGALLGASLASMFDDVRTTNLVIVAVVVALLLLFANPAKWLSADRTDRPPNRGPLVLGLMGFVGLWAGLIAVDSGTYALAVLVLAGRFPIREANAIKVTALGIAALVSLVVFSDKGEIDWRVAVLLAVGSVVGAFLGARLALGPHAAKWVFRLLVLVLVLEAAHLALGVWAPELLGPWTHTSR from the coding sequence GTGACCGATGCCGTGATCCTGATCCTGACGGGCGTCGTGGCGGCGTTCCTCAATACCGCGGCGTCCAGCGGATCAGCGGTGTCCATCCCGGTCATGATCATGCTCGGTGTCGAACCGGTCATCGCCAATGCCTCCAACCGGCTTTCGATCGTCATCGGATGTGCAACGGCCGCATGGGCATTCCACCGTGCCGGGCATCTGCCGTGGCGGGACGCAATCAGGTTCGCAGTCCCGGTGGCCGTGGGGGCTCTGCTGGGAGCATCCCTGGCCTCGATGTTCGACGACGTCCGCACCACGAACCTCGTGATCGTCGCGGTCGTCGTGGCGCTGCTGCTGCTGTTCGCCAACCCCGCGAAATGGCTGTCCGCCGATCGCACCGATCGACCCCCCAACCGGGGACCGCTCGTGCTGGGCCTGATGGGTTTCGTCGGGCTGTGGGCGGGGCTCATCGCCGTGGATTCCGGAACCTACGCCCTGGCCGTGCTGGTGTTGGCCGGCCGCTTTCCCATCCGCGAAGCCAACGCGATCAAGGTGACCGCGCTGGGCATCGCCGCGCTCGTATCGCTCGTCGTCTTCTCGGACAAGGGTGAGATCGACTGGCGGGTAGCAGTTCTGCTCGCGGTCGGCAGTGTCGTCGGTGCCTTCCTGGGCGCTCGTCTGGCGCTGGGGCCGCACGCTGCCAAATGGGTGTTCCGGCTTCTGGTCCTGGTTCTGGTCCTCGAGGCTGCACACCTGGCCCTGGGCGTGTGGGCGCCCGAGCTGTTGGGGCCGTGGACGCACACCTCCCGCTGA
- a CDS encoding aspartate-semialdehyde dehydrogenase has product MVNLGVVGATGQVGQVMRALLEERDFPVTSVRFFASSRSAGKKLPFRGQEIEVEDAETADPSGLDIALFSAGATMSRVQAPRFAAAGVVVIDNSSAWRKDPDVPLVVSEVNFDRDAANRPKGIIANPNCTTMAAMPVLKVLHDEAQLVRMIAATYQAVSGSGLAGVEELASQARAVIDGVEELVHDGSALDFPPPSKYVAPIAFNVVPLAGALVDDGSGETDEDQKLRNESRKILGIPDLAVSGTCVRVPVFTGHSLSINAEFAQPISPERAAELLADAPGVTLVDVPTPLAAAGVDDTLVGRIRRDPGVADGRGLALFLSGDNLRKGAALNTIQIAELLAAQL; this is encoded by the coding sequence ATGGTGAATCTCGGAGTTGTCGGAGCGACCGGCCAGGTCGGTCAGGTCATGCGCGCTCTGCTCGAGGAACGCGACTTCCCGGTGACCAGCGTGCGGTTCTTCGCCTCGTCGCGCTCGGCGGGCAAGAAGCTGCCGTTCCGCGGCCAGGAGATCGAGGTCGAGGACGCCGAGACCGCTGACCCCAGTGGCCTTGACATCGCGCTGTTTTCGGCTGGCGCGACGATGTCGCGGGTGCAGGCGCCGCGGTTCGCCGCCGCCGGTGTGGTCGTGATCGACAACTCCTCGGCGTGGCGCAAGGACCCGGACGTTCCGTTGGTGGTCTCCGAGGTCAACTTCGACAGGGATGCGGCTAATCGGCCCAAGGGCATCATCGCCAACCCGAACTGCACCACCATGGCCGCGATGCCGGTGCTCAAGGTGCTGCACGACGAAGCCCAACTGGTCCGCATGATCGCCGCGACGTACCAGGCGGTTTCGGGCAGTGGGCTGGCCGGGGTGGAAGAGCTTGCCTCGCAGGCCCGTGCGGTCATCGACGGCGTCGAGGAGTTGGTGCACGATGGCTCCGCGCTGGATTTCCCGCCGCCGAGCAAGTACGTCGCCCCGATCGCCTTCAACGTGGTTCCGTTGGCCGGTGCGCTGGTCGACGACGGCTCGGGTGAGACCGACGAGGATCAGAAGCTGCGCAACGAGAGCCGCAAGATCCTCGGCATCCCCGACCTTGCCGTCAGCGGCACGTGTGTGCGGGTTCCGGTGTTCACCGGTCACTCGCTGTCGATCAACGCCGAGTTCGCCCAACCGATCTCACCGGAGCGCGCCGCCGAGCTGCTGGCCGACGCGCCGGGTGTGACGCTGGTCGACGTGCCGACGCCGCTGGCCGCCGCGGGAGTGGACGACACCCTGGTGGGCCGGATCCGCCGCGATCCCGGTGTTGCCGACGGTCGTGGCCTCGCGCTGTTCCTCTCCGGGGACAACCTGCGAAAAGGTGCGGCGCTCAACACCATCCAGATCGCCGAGCTGCTGGCCGCACAGCTTTGA